The DNA region AAGCTATAAAAGACAAAATCTCATTCTGGTTTTCCGACAAGTGATGATGAAAtctctttttactattttaaaattttgttgtcGTCATTCACGTACGTTATAATAATCTCTAATATTATAGgacatatattttaataaaaaaaagaaaaaaagaaaaaggaaacaacaaAAACAGAAGGGCTCAGGTGGGGGGTTGGTGAATTAGAGCCTCAGCAACCCGGGAACTCAATTGTGCGGGCCGTGAACAAGCTCCAAAAAAAGAATCTCCACCGTCGATCACAATGTTGGGCAACAATCATGCTCTGATAAAATAACGCCTAGATATCTTTCACTATATCTGAGCCACAGCCTATAAGAACCCAATTAAACGCGTAAAAGATGTTGCATTTGTAACGGAAAAACCTGTCCTCttcctttcttcatttttctgttttctctttttctttctttttttccctcttGAAAGgggagagaagaaaagaaaaaagaaaaagaaagccagAAACGTTAGCtctctttgtttcttctttgattacataaattaataaaaaccctaattaaGAAACCTCAAATCTCATTATATaatcccttttcttttctccatttcccttggcttttttttttaaattcaaatcattGTGTTTGGCCATTGTGATTTTTTATTTACATTGGATTCTTGAAGGTTTCTTCTTCCTTGTCTTCTTTTTTAACGATCATTGATAACTGCATATTGAGGAAGGATTTGAGATTAAAGGGTCAAATaaaattccattttctttttctgtttttttgaTGACATTGTTTACCATTGAATCATTGGTTGCATTGGGTTTTTCCCAAATTTAAAGGTGCTGAGGGTGGTTTGGATTGGCGAAAGCTCCATTTTGATGGTATTTTTCAGAAGCCAAAACAACAGAATAGTATAAGGattaaggagaaaagaaaatgggAGTTTTATAATGTTATGACATTTGGGTGGTTATAGATTTCTTGGATGTTGGAAGAAGGAATTTAGGGTGTGTGGAAATTGAGAGTCGTTTCGGTTTTTCCAGATGGGAAATGTTTGTGCTACATCAGGGATCTGCTCTGTATGCGCGAGTTGTTGCGGTCCTAAACCAGCCGAAGAGGGTCAAAAGAAAACCGACAATGAAGGTGAGAAGTCCGAAACTAAAGAAGCCGAAGCTGGCGCCGCAGCTGCTGACGGTGCCGAGGTTCAGAAGGACCCCCTGAAGAGATGAAGATTGTGAAGGAAGAGAAAGGACAAGGAGAAGAGACCCTAAGCCAAAGGCAAAAATCAAAGGTTACCCAAAGACAACAATCGTCTATGACGAGGCAACAATCAATGTCAATGTCTACGCCTATGCAAAGACAACAATCAACCCTCCAAAGACAACAATCAAAGGTTACCCAAAGGCAACAATCTAAGGCTCCCCCTCAAAGACTTGAATCCAAACCATCACAGGTTGCAGTTGCAGCAGCGACCGCAGCGGTGGCGGGGAAGGAAGAGGCTAAGGCTGATGCTGCAAAACCTGGGAAGCCTCATAATGTGAAGAGGCAATCATGTGCAGGGCTGAAGGTGGATGCTGTGTTGCAAACCAAGACAGGTAATTTGAAGGAATATTATAACTTGGGGAAGAAGTTAGGGCAAGGCCAGTTTGGGACAACTTTTCTTTGTGTGGAGAAAGGTACCGGAAAGGAGTATGCTTGTAAATCTATTGCGAAAAGGAAACTTGTTACTCCAGAAGATGTTGATGATGTCAAGAGGGAAATTCAGATAATGCATCACTTGGCTGGCCACCCTAATGTTGTCACCATCAAAGAGGCTTATGAGGATTCCGTGGCGGTTCATGTTGTCATGGAGCTGTGTGCCGGGGGAGAACTCTTTGATAGAATTGTACAGAGAGGGCATTATTCTGAAAGAAAGGCGGCTGAACTAGCAAGAACGATAGTTGGTGTTGTGGAAGCCTGCCACTCCATGGGAGTAATGCATAGGGATCTTAAGCCTGAAAATTTCCTTTTCGTTAATGAACAAGAGGATTCACCCCTTCAAGCCATTGATTTCGGATTATCGATATTCTTCAAGCCTGGTATGTTCAAAATCCTTGTCTTTTGGTGCTTTGATTTTGGTTTATGGTCTTCTATTCTTTACCGAGTTATGACAATTTAACTGCAGAAAAGAATTTCGATATCAATGGAGTTGTCTGCAAGttataatttcacttttttattGCGAAGGAAAAGGGCATTTCTCAATTAGAAATTATAATATCTTAAAAAGAACTTCAACTTACATGGATAACAAAATGTTTTATCTTTACATTTACACTAAGAAATCATATTTAAATTGATGTATCACTTCAAGTGATTATTCATTTTCTGCTAGAAGCAAATTATAAGCAACTGAAACTTTATAGGTAAAATTTGAATATGATGTTCACAATTATATATGCAGTATACTTTGATGCTAACTGGACGTCAGTTTTTAATTACTTAAACCCAGGGTATAAGATATGGGCATGCGTCCGACAtggatatattatttttttcttaggTTTTTAGTATATTTAGAGGATCATTCTCCAAAACCAATGTTTGAACATGTCAgatttgaaatttaagaaaaaatagaGTCCAGATAACATAGGTTAAAAGCCGGTCCATTTATAGGGAAAAACAAATTGGAGAATTCTCCGGAATGTTGAGAACCTGTCAGCGCAATAAGCAATGGTGTTGTTTTCTAATGAAGGTCCTATAATTTCAGGGGAAGTCTTATCTGATGTGGTTGGAAGCCCATACTATGTTGCACCCGAGGTTTTGCAGAAGCATTATGGTCCAGAAGCAGATGTGTGGAGTGCTGGAGTGATCGTTTACATTCTCTTGAGTGGGGTACCTCCATTCTGGGGTGGTAAGAATTCTTCAGATGAGATACCATTTTTGTTTCTGAAAGTTTTGAACTTTGTACTTTGAGCCTTTTTTTCAACATTTGGTCAATTCTgtgttatttttcttctttttacatACAGAAACTGAACAAGAGATATTTGAAGAGGTTTTGCACGGTGAGCTTGACTTCACATCTGATCCTTGGCCTAACATCTCTGAAAGTGCTAAAGATTTAGTGAAAAAAATGCTTGTCAGAGATGCTAAAAAGCGGATAACTGCACATGAAGTACTGCGTAagtcttcttttctttttgcttggGAATaggttaatattattaaaaacaaagaGCAGAAACACTGCCGTGTCGATTACAATCTCAAAATAGACTACATATCCCAGCATGGAACAAAGTCATAAACAAGCTGGAATAAGTAATGGATAACCTGGATGTTGATAACATGATTGAGGATAGCTTTAATTCTCAGTTAATATTTGCTTTTCGatctttttcatgttttttggTGGTTATTAATAGCTTTAGGATAATCTGGGAGGACATAAATTCATTTCTTACTAATCTAAATCATCATCTTTGTTCACCATTGCTATGGCCAAACTGTTATCAAGAATTCAAATTTTACAGTTGGGGTTTCATAAAATTCTAAGACTATTGCTTTAACATGATGATTCTTTGGTGTTACACTATGGAATTTCAGAAAGTTGCTAATTTATTTTGGTTCCTTTCAGGCCATCCTTGGGTACAGGTTGATGGGGTGGCTCCAGACAAGCCACTTGATTCCGTAGTATTAAGCCGCATGAAGCAGTTTTCTGCAATGAACAAGCTAAAGAAAATGGCCTTAAAGGTAAGTTTCTGCCGCTGAGACAACATTGGTCTATAAAACTTCTTAAAAAATATACTAAATGAGTGAAACTCTTTTCAATGCACAAATCTCACCACCTAAAATGGCTTACCCTTGTTCTTAGCTCcttttttatttccatttatttcacttTTGTTTTTCAGGTCATTGCTCAGAGACTTTCTGAAGAAGAAATAGCAGGTTTGAAGGAAATGTTCAAGATCATAGACACAGATAACAGTGGTCAAATCACATATGATGAACTCAAAGATGGATTGAAAAGATTTGGTGCAGACCAAGATGAGTCAGAATTCCGTGCTCTAATGCAGGCGGTAAGTTTCATTTCAGTGATTAATATCATGCTTTCATTTTTCATGAAATACTAAATTTCCGAGACTTATATGTAAGTGGATATGATGAGCATACCCATATTCGAAACTTATTCTGGAATCCATGTATTATAGGCCACTTGTACACGACTCCTGATCTAATTAACATCCTTTGATTCTTTCTATTCAATTGGGAATTGCAGGCGGACGTTAATAATAATGGTACAATTGACTACGAGGAATTCGTAGCTGCAACATTGCATCTAAACAAGATTGAGAGGGAAGATAATCTCATGGCAGCCTTCTCGTATTTCGACAAAGATGGCAGTGGCTACATCACTCAAGATGAGCTTCAAAAAGCTTGTCAAGAATTCGGTATTGAGGAAATCCACTTGGATGAAATGATCGGAGAAGTTGATCAGGACAATGTAAGAGTCTCAATATCCCTTCACGCCTGCATATCACTTACTCTTTCATCTCTACAATTTAATATAATACACATCTGAGTTATGATCCATGGGAGAATACTTGAACAGTGGCATTTCTCTTGACCGAATTTCCGGGTTTGACTCACTTGGTTTCTTTTACCTTGTCTGCAGGATGGCCGGATAGATTACAATGAGTTTGTGGCAATGATGCAGAAAGGCAACCCTGATCTTGGTAAGAAGACCCTCGGAATTAAAGAGGCATTGCCACCTAGCTGACGAAATACAATCCTTTAGGGCTTTTTCTTtagtgtaaaattatttttttatttgcccCAAAACTCATCAAATTTTGAGGCTGATCAATTCCTTCAtccattcattcatttcatcaggAAATCCTTCCCTGAGCCCTTATTGTTCCTGAAAATGTATGTACAAATTTTTGAGACCCCTGCTGCGTTGACTCAGCttgttttcatccatttttatagtacaaatataataaatttatatatttatatataaatatatatatttattataaattttagttaactAATTCAATGTTGTGATTTAGTTTAGCCATATAATGGTTTTCTTCATCCCTTCTTAAGATGAATATAATAATCTCCACATTgggtttttgtttcaatttaagaTTAGATTTGTTTTTCAAAGAATAACGTTTAccttcatatttttaataattttttttggaaggTTCCTTTCCTTTGAAGTAACTGTGTTATATTTCAAATACAAACAAACTGTAATCTCTTCAATGTCAGCTTGCTATATTAATTGTATTTTCTATTCTTTTGATGTTGTGAACATATGATACTGATAGATTTTGTACTTGGTATtaacaaaatcaattaaattgatGATAAGATATTTCATTTCTGTTTTAAAAGATTGACAATTTTTAGAGAAGCAATCCTAGGCTTTTATACTTGGAAAGATTCACCAGATTAACCGGATGGAACCACAGACTGAAGAGATACCGGAAAATGACTGAAAGGAGATGCGGAGGAAAGCATGTCATCCCAAATTTCTTCCATTTCTCTTACAATTTTATCCATATTTTTTGGTTTTGGCACGAGTGTaagacccaaattttgcccggggcaCAATAAAATCACAGCCCAAATACCAAAACTCAACTAAAACCCAAAATACCCCAAGCCCAAatacaacccaaaataaaaaaaatgaaaaaaaaatctaacctcTTCACCCTATGTGCCGCCCTAAGCGCCGCTCTAGTCCTCTTTTGTCTACCActtgtaaaaagaaaatatagtaaataataaaaaaaaatattgtagcaaggctataaaagccatcataAAACCAAATGTAAAAGGGAAGaaggaataaaaaaaaatattgtattttcaCATAGAGATCAAAAATCCAAAGcaaaaaaaaggttgattttaatttcttgttttccctttgttcatttttcatttttgttattttattttattttctttatttatatatatatacataatttaattgaattacttatttgaattcccttgcaaacatgtttatattttttcctttaaatctatttatgtataCCTTTTATTccccaattttaaattatactttgtttatttcaaacacttgcctatattactattttttttatatacaatgtttatattaagttttatgctttatgtatcttgttaattgttggtaagtaaatcttttcaaattattttgtataattattgatttatattatatagtatgtcattcttatattcttttgtatattcttatatggttgcatttatataattcatctaTGTTACAACTTGTTAATATGTACAttattcgttttaaaattttatataggtACACATTACTATTGCTatgcacataatatatattatatacatatatacattttttgaatcttggtttttaaattattttgcatacactaactttaaatttcctcttataatacttattttgaagctcatttatatgttaaactttatatactttatgtattatttatttttattttttatttattttacgatctattgtaaattttttacatgtattatctgtttatgtatatatttagctaCTTTTGAATTGTTC from Gossypium hirsutum isolate 1008001.06 chromosome A04, Gossypium_hirsutum_v2.1, whole genome shotgun sequence includes:
- the LOC107921162 gene encoding calcium-dependent protein kinase 26, whose protein sequence is MKIVKEEKGQGEETLSQRQKSKVTQRQQSSMTRQQSMSMSTPMQRQQSTLQRQQSKVTQRQQSKAPPQRLESKPSQVAVAAATAAVAGKEEAKADAAKPGKPHNVKRQSCAGLKVDAVLQTKTGNLKEYYNLGKKLGQGQFGTTFLCVEKGTGKEYACKSIAKRKLVTPEDVDDVKREIQIMHHLAGHPNVVTIKEAYEDSVAVHVVMELCAGGELFDRIVQRGHYSERKAAELARTIVGVVEACHSMGVMHRDLKPENFLFVNEQEDSPLQAIDFGLSIFFKPGEVLSDVVGSPYYVAPEVLQKHYGPEADVWSAGVIVYILLSGVPPFWGETEQEIFEEVLHGELDFTSDPWPNISESAKDLVKKMLVRDAKKRITAHEVLRHPWVQVDGVAPDKPLDSVVLSRMKQFSAMNKLKKMALKVIAQRLSEEEIAGLKEMFKIIDTDNSGQITYDELKDGLKRFGADQDESEFRALMQAADVNNNGTIDYEEFVAATLHLNKIEREDNLMAAFSYFDKDGSGYITQDELQKACQEFGIEEIHLDEMIGEVDQDNDGRIDYNEFVAMMQKGNPDLGKKTLGIKEALPPS